Proteins co-encoded in one Brassica oleracea var. oleracea cultivar TO1000 chromosome C4, BOL, whole genome shotgun sequence genomic window:
- the LOC106341585 gene encoding polyadenylate-binding protein-interacting protein 9-like — translation MKNIVAMFKKLNPLAKEFFSSYYNNTKKNNHTGKDNQIMPAGDFVAKKNQSGEEFDHDLKKDDNNRKRRNGYSQGRRRLNGRISKAGREDSIRRTVYVSEIDQSRVQGKL, via the exons ATGAAGAATATTGTAGCGATGTTCAAGAAACTGAATCCTTTGGCAAAGGAGTTTTTCTCTTCTTACTACAACAACACCAAGAAAAACAATCATACTGGGAAAGACAATCAAATTATGCCAGCTGGCGATTTCGTGGCTAAAAAGAATCAATCCGGTGAAGAATTTGATCATGATCTCAAGAAGGATGACAATAACCGGAAG AGAAGAAACGGTTACAGCCAAGGGAGAAGGAGGTTAAATGGAAGAATTTCTAAGGCTGGGAGAGAGGATAGTATTAGAAGAACAGTATATGTTTCTGAAATTGACCAGAGT AGGGTGCAAGGGAAGCTTTAA